In Panacibacter ginsenosidivorans, the following proteins share a genomic window:
- a CDS encoding RNA polymerase sigma factor produces MTEQTILAGCLQNNPAAQRELYNRYSPRMLSVCYRFAQSREDAEDMLQEGFIKIFTQIHTFQNKGSFEGWIRRIIVHTCINFLKKYKKFSENLELGYAGYVAVKEETIPSIMQAKQVIECIRLLPVGYRTVLNLYAIEGYNHKEISEMLEIEESTSRSQYTRAKAMLESILVKKKILDKPEEDFRLVAFYKK; encoded by the coding sequence ATGACTGAACAAACTATTCTGGCGGGCTGCCTTCAAAATAATCCCGCGGCACAACGAGAACTGTATAACAGATACAGTCCTAGAATGCTGTCGGTGTGTTACAGGTTTGCGCAAAGCCGTGAAGACGCTGAAGATATGCTGCAGGAAGGATTCATAAAAATATTTACCCAGATACATACATTTCAAAATAAAGGTTCTTTTGAAGGCTGGATAAGGAGGATTATTGTACATACCTGCATCAATTTTTTGAAAAAGTACAAGAAATTTAGTGAGAATCTGGAATTAGGCTATGCAGGATATGTTGCGGTAAAGGAAGAAACAATACCTTCTATAATGCAGGCAAAACAGGTAATTGAGTGTATAAGGCTATTGCCGGTTGGTTATCGCACTGTTTTAAATCTTTATGCAATTGAAGGTTATAATCATAAAGAAATATCTGAGATGCTTGAAATTGAGGAGAGTACCAGCAGAAGCCAGTATACAAGAGCAAAGGCAATGCTGGAATCAATACTCGTAAAGAAAAAGATATTGGATAAACCAGAAGAAGATTTCAGGCTTGTTGCATTTTATAAGAAATGA